The following proteins are co-located in the Telopea speciosissima isolate NSW1024214 ecotype Mountain lineage chromosome 9, Tspe_v1, whole genome shotgun sequence genome:
- the LOC122640922 gene encoding CRIB domain-containing protein RIC10 encodes MATKIKGIYKGFKYISQIFVVKEEHEMEIGYPTDVKHVAHIGWDNQSSNAPTWMNEFKCSSDFSAMSLGSIGGETDPSFVPISSWSSQDFDQSMVRQPSSEMFNDAAPKDLPKAPKKHKRKKTKSTSSPKSVSSSRGSRASKPSFSTTVTEMETTPNSQGLLH; translated from the exons ATGGCGACCAAGATCAAAGGGATCTATAAAGGGTTCAAATACATCTCCCAGATATTCG TTGTCAAGGAGGAGCATGAGATGGAGATTGGGTACCCAACAGATGTTAAGCATGTAGCCCATATCGGATGGGACAACCAATCTTCAAATGCACCAACTTGG ATGAACGAATTCAAGTGTTCTTCAGATTTCTCTGCTATGTCGCTTGGTAGCATTGGAGGAGAAACAGATCCCAGCTTCGTTCCTATTTCCTCTTGGAGCTCTCAAG aTTTTGATCAGTCAATGGTGCGGCAACCATCATCTGAGATGTTCAATGATGCAGCACCAAAAGACCTTCCAAAGGCACCGAAGAAACAcaaaaggaagaagacgaagTCGACGTCGTCTCCCAAGTCAGTTTCTTCATCGAGGGGTTCCAGAGCATCTAAGCCTTCCTTTTCTACAACAGTAACTGAAATGGAGACTACCCCCAATAGCCAAGGGTTATTACACTAA